One Streptomyces sp. NBC_01237 genomic region harbors:
- a CDS encoding ASCH domain-containing protein: protein MENREPLKPLLLGFPGPLRDTLVAAVLSGEKVSTSGLLAEYEAEKEELPPVGERSALIDSQGREVAVVEVTGVRVLPLGEVGLQHALDEGEGYASVAEWRLEHERFWHSAEMREGLGDPEFTVDDDTMIVAERFRVVELLPG from the coding sequence ATGGAGAACCGCGAACCCCTCAAACCCCTCCTTCTGGGCTTCCCCGGCCCGCTGCGCGACACGTTGGTCGCGGCCGTGCTCTCCGGGGAGAAGGTGTCCACCTCCGGGCTGCTGGCCGAATACGAGGCGGAGAAGGAGGAACTGCCGCCGGTGGGCGAGCGGTCCGCGCTGATCGACTCGCAGGGCCGGGAGGTCGCCGTGGTCGAGGTGACCGGGGTACGGGTGCTGCCGCTGGGCGAGGTCGGACTCCAGCACGCGCTCGACGAGGGCGAGGGTTATGCGTCGGTGGCCGAGTGGCGGCTGGAGCACGAGCGGTTCTGGCACAGCGCGGAGATGCGGGAGGGCCTGGGGGACCCGGAGTTCACCGTCGACGACGACACGATGATCGTGGCCGAGCGGTTCCGGGTGGTGGAGCTGCTGCCCGGGTGA
- a CDS encoding FAD-binding dehydrogenase: MAYDADVIVIGAGLAGLVATAELVDAGRSVIVLDQEPEQSIGGQAHWSFGGLFLVDSPEQRRLRVKDSRELALQDWYGTAGFDRKEDHWPRKWAEAYVDFAAGEKRSWLYGQGLRLFPVVGWAERGGYDANGHGNSVPRFHITWGTGPGVVAPFERRVREGVAKGLVQLRFRHRVTGLGRSAGALDTVTGEILEPSGAGRGTASGREVAGAFELKAQAVIVTSGGIGGNHDLVRSQWPARLGTPPEKMLSGVPAHVDGLMLGIAEDAGAHHINRDRMWHYTEGIENWNPIWAEHGIRILPGPSSLWLDARGKRLPVPLFPGFDTLGTLEHIMKSGYGYTWFVLDQRIIGKEFALSGSEQNPDLTGKSVRDVIGRARADVPAPVKAFMDNGVDFVVENDLGALVRGMNALTGDTLIDEDDLRHEITARDREIANPFTKDLQVTAIHGARAYLGDRLIRTAKPHRILDPKAGPLIAVRLNILTRKSLGGLETDLSSRVLAADGNPLPGMYAAGEAAGFGGGGVHGYRSLEGTFLGGCIFSGRAAGRAAAEAVG, encoded by the coding sequence GAGCTGGTCGACGCCGGCCGTTCGGTGATCGTGCTCGACCAGGAGCCCGAGCAGTCCATCGGCGGCCAGGCGCACTGGTCCTTCGGCGGCCTGTTCCTCGTCGACTCGCCCGAACAGCGCCGGCTGCGCGTCAAGGACAGCCGCGAGCTGGCCCTCCAGGACTGGTACGGCACGGCGGGCTTCGACCGCAAGGAGGACCACTGGCCGCGCAAGTGGGCCGAGGCGTACGTCGACTTCGCCGCCGGTGAGAAGAGGTCCTGGCTGTACGGGCAGGGGCTGCGGCTCTTCCCCGTCGTCGGCTGGGCCGAACGCGGCGGCTACGACGCCAACGGCCACGGCAACTCGGTCCCCCGCTTCCACATCACCTGGGGCACCGGCCCCGGCGTCGTCGCCCCCTTCGAACGCCGGGTGCGCGAGGGCGTCGCCAAGGGCCTCGTCCAGCTGAGGTTCCGCCACCGGGTCACCGGCCTCGGCCGCTCGGCGGGGGCCCTCGACACGGTCACCGGCGAGATCCTGGAGCCGAGCGGCGCCGGGCGCGGCACCGCGAGCGGCCGTGAGGTCGCAGGCGCGTTCGAGCTGAAGGCCCAGGCGGTGATCGTCACCTCGGGCGGCATCGGCGGCAACCACGACCTCGTACGCTCCCAGTGGCCGGCGCGGCTCGGCACGCCGCCCGAGAAGATGCTCTCCGGGGTACCCGCCCATGTCGACGGGCTGATGCTGGGCATCGCCGAGGACGCGGGCGCCCACCACATCAACCGCGACCGGATGTGGCACTACACCGAGGGCATCGAGAACTGGAACCCGATCTGGGCCGAGCACGGCATCCGGATCCTGCCCGGTCCCTCCTCCCTCTGGCTGGACGCCCGCGGCAAACGGCTGCCCGTGCCGCTCTTCCCCGGCTTCGACACGCTCGGCACCCTCGAACACATCATGAAGTCCGGATACGGGTACACCTGGTTCGTCCTGGACCAGCGGATCATCGGCAAGGAGTTCGCGCTCTCCGGCTCCGAGCAGAACCCGGACCTCACCGGCAAGTCGGTCCGCGACGTGATCGGCCGGGCCCGCGCCGATGTGCCGGCACCGGTCAAGGCGTTCATGGACAACGGTGTGGACTTCGTCGTCGAGAACGACCTCGGCGCCCTCGTCCGCGGCATGAACGCGCTCACCGGAGACACCCTGATCGACGAGGACGACCTGCGCCACGAGATCACCGCGCGCGACCGCGAGATCGCCAACCCCTTCACCAAGGACCTCCAGGTCACGGCCATCCACGGGGCCCGCGCCTATCTGGGTGACCGGCTGATCCGTACGGCGAAGCCGCACCGCATCCTCGACCCGAAGGCGGGCCCGCTGATCGCGGTGCGCCTCAACATCCTCACCCGTAAGTCCCTGGGCGGTCTGGAGACCGATCTCTCCTCACGGGTGCTCGCCGCGGACGGCAACCCGCTGCCCGGGATGTACGCGGCGGGGGAGGCGGCGGGCTTCGGCGGCGGCGGCGTGCACGGCTACCGGTCGCTGGAGGGGACGTTCCTCGGCGGCTGCATCTTCTCGGGCCGCGCGGCGGGCCGGGCGGCTGCCGAGGCGGTCGGCTGA